In Saccharomyces eubayanus strain FM1318 chromosome X, whole genome shotgun sequence, the genomic window AGTAAATTGTACCAACGGTTCTACCCGACTATTTCCCGGTGAAAGTGAATCAAACTTTATTTCTATTTGCTCTAACTCATTGGGATTATACTTTTGTAGTAGCATAATCGCCTTCTCAAAAGCAGGTTTAACGtgatttttattcaattgggtaatcaaaattttaaaaatctCTTGACATCGCAACTTAATTAACGGTAACAAATTTTCCATCGTATGAAATCTATAGATTTCATCTGTCTTTTCGCTTGTCTCGTGTAGAATTTTGTAACAAAGGTCAAGACTTATCAGCGATTTAATATTTTGTAGATTATTAGagatcaaattcaaattatATGCTAATTGTAGTTGttgttttagtttttgattttcgttattggaaaatttgaagatcttAGTAAAGGAACTTAAAAAATCCAGTTTATCATCAGATATGTTATTAGTTGAGTGCACCGATTGTGGTGGTGTCTTTAACTTTGGTTCTGCTTCTGGTGTAGTTGCCGaaattattgttgttgaatGGCTATTTGATGAATCGTTATTGTTTGTGCTCGTAGTATCTGTTTGATCTTTCAGAGAGttataaattttttcattctgcTCTCGTTCTTTGTCTTGAAATTGGATATCGTAATTAACTAACTGTGAACTAATCAGTGATTCAAAGACTCTAGTTGTTTGATTTAAATAGTTGACAACAAAGGGCTCCAGATACAGGTCTAAAAATTCGTGAGCAACCTTACGAAAAGTTGAACCTGCGTtgacagaatcatttaattCGGTaccaaatttctttataaaCGTAAAATAAAGCTGTGGTAAACATTCATAATTTGCCTTGGAATCTTTATCgtttgatttcaaaaacccGCTATAATTTGATAGAATGTTATTTAGAATGTCCAGTAAAACATCCTGAAtaaaagattcaactaACTGTAAAATTACAGGAAATTCCTCTTGGAATAGGATGTCGGCTaatttgatcttttcattAAGAAAATCTCTTAATGGGTCGAGAAGTTTGTCCAAAGTCTCAGGATTAATGATGTCTGTACTTTTACTATCTTCCCCTCTTTGGGGTTGCTCTCTCAAAAACAGTTCGTCATTGGAAGGTAAAACTGTTAAACTAGGAGGTAAATCTGCTTtcgatttgaaaaattcgatAGCATTGTTTTCCTCATTTGATACCAGTAAGACTTTAATAAAGCGCGCCACTGTGACTAAATCGTTGGACTGGTAATTTaattcaatttctttgagaaCAGAGTTTATAAAGATTTCTCTAAGGATGTTAAAGTTCGTATCTATCTTACTATATGTTTTCAGATCATTTCTGTTTGATAAATTGTAGCGTTTGATGAAATTTAgagtttttatttgtttcaaTGGATCGTTGGAGTatgaatttggaaagaaattaGCTAGGTTGTTGTTGTACAGTTTTTTAGCAAATGAATTATAACAATGGTAAAATTTTgcaaagatttttttggattcttGAGAAGTGAAAGATTTGTATACCTCGAATATTGCTATAGGATCCTCGTTATCATTGTCGTTCAATAATTTACTATCTTCTGTGTCGTGCGAGTGGACCATTTGAAGGCCCATTCTGGTTAACTTCAACGACCAGTACTTTGAATCATTCTCACCTTGAAGAACTGAATCATGAACCTGTTTATTTACCTGTTGAAAACTTAAATAATCTGTAGTGGGCAAAAATGATGCAATATTAATGACAACCTCGGGAACTTTTAGTAGGCCGTCCATTGTACCGCTCCCCTTTCGCctctatttttcttgtccattattgtttatttgtttggCCTCATATTTAGGTGAGAGCTTTCTCTCAACTAATTATTTCGGCAAAGAAGGAAGTCTCAAAACACTTGGAGCATAGTGAGGAATAAAGCGAAAGGCTAATAGCAAGAATCTGGATAGGCAGATATGGAACCGCAAGATCCACAAATAAGAGAGGACATTAAAACTACTGCAACATACATTAAACAGCACGGGGCTAGTTTCGAAAGCAAATTATTAGAGGATGAGAGATTTTCatttatcaagaaagaCGACCCACTCCATGAATACTATATCAAAGTTTTGAACGAGCCAGCAACGAATTCAGGAAATGAGGAAGATATAGGAAGGAGGGAGCACGAGATAGCTAAACCACAaaactttttattttcccaGTATGATACAGGGATCTCACGGAGAGACATGGAAATAATCAAACTCACGGCACGCTACTGTGCGCTGGATGAAAGTAACCTTGGATGCATAGCCTCGAAACATGGCGAGGGCTCTTTACAGTTTTTAAACAGTTCACATCCGTTACACAACACGTTTACCGATTTTGTCACTCAGTATAAACGCATAATCTCTTCCGAGGATCaacaaataaagaaaaccaaGAGTGAAATCATCGACGAGTGTTTTGGCAGAGCACAATATTGGGAATTCGCTAAAGATCAAGACCAAGAGCACAATAAACTTGTAGAGTTGTGTAAAATACAATTTGCGGCGATCCCGTGGGATGAATTCACTCAGGTGGCGAAATTCTTTATTCCTGACCACACAGATACATTGGTAGATGCTCTCGATTTATCCCAGATGAGGCTGCGAAGAGTACAACCCAATATGAAGATATTTGACCGTGTCAGTCCAGTGaatgaagaacaaaaggCGGCCCTGGACCAGGTGAAGTCTAAGGGAGGAGCCCCTGGAAGTAAGAAACGTAAAATTAGAGCAGCAGGGGAGACAAGgctaaagaagaacaagaaataagTAAAACAAGCCAGAGTTAGATAGAAGTATATACACGCTGAAAGTACATCATAATAACGCACCCGCATCATCTCGCACGGCTTGATTTTGGCGTCTTTTTCATGTTGacattttttgtatatagTAAGTGAAATTCTCGAAGAAATGGCTCTATTGGAAAACAGAATTGGCAGCGTGCAGGAGGCCAGGATGATTGATATAAACGTCaataacattttttttagatcTTACTCGGTTGACCCCAACTCCGGACATGCGATTTATGTCTTTGACTCGACGTATTTACCTGCGCCCGATGAAATCGGTGATAAGCAGGTTTATGATTTACTTATTAATGCACTTATGGATCGATTGGTGATGAAATTGCCACAGGCACCGTATTCGCTAGTAATCTTTTCATCTGGGTTTTCCCAGCGAAAAATTAGCTGGGTTTACGGTATTAAAATGTTTGCCAAATTACCTAAAGAGACCAAGTTCTATTTACAAAAGATATTCATTGTTCATGAATCATTTTTTGTCAGATCGGTGTACCAAGTGCTCTCAAATGCCatgaatttcaatttcttggacTCAAAGGATAGTCAGCATGATTTTCCGAGTCTGGTTCATGTCTTAGATCTGACTTCTTTATCCGAGCTATTAGATATTACACGGCTCAGGATATCGTTGAACGTGTATTTATATGACTATCAGATAAGTGAGCGTATAGATGTTTCGGAGGAATATTATAACCGATTGACGCCTTTGGCGATAAGACAGTATAGACAATTAATATTTgacaaaattttcaagaaattgcaaAGCGATGCTGTGATGTGTGAACtgattttccaaaaacCAGGAAACTATAAAAAGGTAAACATTTTCTTAGACATTATCAAGAGAAACAACTATATTGATTTGTCTCAATGGGACATTTATTCATTGGCCTCCGTGTGGTTGAActtttttatcaagaatAAGGCCAAGGCTTTGATTCCTATTGAATTGATTCCGTTACCAATTGTTGATGATTTCATATCCACAAGAGAAACATTTCataaaatcatcaaatttAATCAGTATCAAGACCTCTTTGTGGTGATATTCCCCTTCTTTAACACGATTATAGCGCATGGTGAGGTGACTAGGCATGACTCAAGGACGTTAAGTAAAGCTTTGACCCCTGCACTATGTAAGGAGAAACTCTCTATCATGACTAACGACCGTTTAGCCATTGGATCAAGGTACATTAAGAATTTGTTAGATTTTTTCCCTGAAATCGTGAAGGATATAACATCGTCTTTGTCATCggcatcatcatcttctacAATACCTCTATTACCTaaaccaagaaaatcaTCCCCAACCAGATACAGCGAATTGGGTTGCTTAACCTTACCTAGAAGTAGAAGTCCCAGTCCACAGAGATCCGTTACGTCTCCAATATTCGCACCTGTAGCATTACAGAATACACCAGTATTAAAACCTGAGTCATCAAATAGAAATGTTTCCTCCCCATTAATTAATACTAGGCCTTTGCCCCCACCCAAGACACTTCTACAACCACAGTTGTCACTAACTTCCCGTTCAAATACCGATTTAACATTAGCCTTGTCTTCTACAGATACCTTATCTTCGCCAACAAAAACACCATCTACTGAGTTACTTCCAATgagcaacagcagcacAGATTTGTTGATATCGGACActatcaaagaaatggtTAAGGATGAGCCTGTAAAGGACAAAAACTCCACAGACACAGATGCGTTGATACAGCAGTTCGAGAGTTTGGCTGTTGagcaaaattcaaagatcaaaaaatttgataaagaattacaggaaaagaagaggaaaagtgaaaataCTTCAAAGATAGCAGACAAATTTTCCCAAAAAGGATATTCGGATATTAAAGCAGGTAATAAAGTCAGTAGGCTAGCTGCATTATACGAAGAACGTTTGCAAGGTTTACAAGTAATGAATGAAATGAAACAAAAGTGGTAACTTATATAACTGTATCTTTTAACACATACATATTGCATATACGAAAACAAATACCCCCCTTTTAAGATAGTGACAGCCCTAGCCATTAAGATTCTGATgtaaaaaatattagatTAAAATATGTTAAGTTTTaattaataaataaataaataaatagattATTTGCGTCATCTATATGCACAGTCTATAGTGTTGAATAAAAGTCGTTTACGGCTTATGAAGACacattgtatttttttgttatcttATAAGGATTTTATTCGCCCCTCCGTATATTACCAATATGGTTAATTGCTGAACCagccttgaaaaaatcgattTGATCTTTCGACATGGTATGCTTTGCCTTAATGATAAATGAGTCACCGTTTGGTTTAGTGATCTTAACGTCAATTTCTCCCCCATTATTACCGTCTTTGGCAATCATGTCGGCAAGATTCAATGTTTCTAAAATATCTCCGCTCGAGATTTTATCATAGTCAGATTCAGTAGCAAAGGTCAATGGTAGCATAccttgttttttcaagtttgttTCATGAATTCTTGCAAAAGACTTGACTAAAAGAATCTCACCACCAAGAAATCTTGGCGATAAAGCAGCATGTTCTCTTGCAGAGCCTTCACCATAGTTATGTTCTGCTATTACGGTCCATGGTCTATTGTCGGATTTCcatttcatcatcaaacCAGGGATGTCATATTCAGTGCCGTCAAGATCATAAGCTTTGTTAACTTCACcagtttctttgttttgtgCACCAATTAATGTGTTATAGGAgatattttcaagatgACCCTTATATTTCAACCAAACACCTGCAGCAGAAATATGATCGGTTGTACATTTACCTTCCACTTTCAAAAGAACATTTgtcttcaattctttgcCATTCCATGCTTTGAATGGATCCAATAACTGTAACCGGTCAGATTTAGGATCAACTTTGATCTCTATGTTGCTATTTGGTTTTGGGTCCAATTCAGGATAGAATTTGTCCCTACCATGCTCAAATCCTCTTTTTGGCAATTCGTCCCCATTGGGTGgttgaaatttgaaatcttcCCCATTGGGTAATTTGATGGAGTCCGTCAATGGATTAAATTGAGCATTTCCAGAATAACTCATTGCTGTTACTATTTCTGGGGATGTTAAGAAATTCATTGTATTTCTATTGCCATCATTTCTTGCTCTGAAATTTCTATTAAACGATGTGAAAATAGTATTTGCCTCTTTTGATGTCTTGGAAACGTCTTCTCTATTCCATTGTCCTATACAAGGACCACATGCATTTGCCAAGACTTTAGCACcgttttcttggaaaatatcaattatGCCGTCTCTTTCCAAAGTAGCTCTGATTTGCTCTGAACCAGGAGTCACAAAGAATGGAATACGAGGCTTTAAGCCTACTTTAGAAGCTTGTTTGACTAAATCAACTACACGACTCATATCTTGATATGATGAATTAGTGCATGACCCAATCAAACCAGCACTGACTTTTTGAGGCCAATTCTCTTGCAGACTTCTTTCAGCATATTGGGATATTGGTGTGGACAAGTCAGGTGTGAATGGACCATTAACGTGAGGTTCAATGGCGGATAAATCGATTTCAATGACTTTTTCATATTGGGCACCTTCATCTGCCCTCAAGAAGCCATATTCGTTTAAGGCAACATCAGCTGCATCGGCCACTTCGGATCTATTAGTTGCCTGTAGATAGCGCTTGTGAGCTTCTTGGTAAGGGAAGGTTGATGTTGTAGCACCAATCTCAGCACCCATATTACAGATGGTTGCCATACCGGTACAGGATAATGTAGAGACACCTTCACCgaaatattcaataatGTAACCAGTACCACCTCTTACGGTCAGTAAACCAGCGATCTTTGTGATTACATCCTTAGGAGTTGACCATCCATTAAGCCTTCCGGTTAGTTTAACACCTAAAATTTTTGGAGCCTTCAATTCCCATGGTGTGCCTGTTAGAGCATCCACTGCGTCTGCACCACCGACACCGATAGCAATAGCTCCCAGACCACCTGCATTTGGTGTGTGAGAATCAGTACCTAGCATCATCAAACCTGGAGCTGAgaaattttccaagacGATTTGGTGAATGATACCAGAACCTGGACCCCAAAATTGAATACCATATCTCTTGGCGCAactttccaagaaatcaaagactTCTTGGTTAGTAGCAATGGAGGATGGTAAATCTTGGGCTTCACCGTCCTTACCCACAATCAAATGGTCACAATGAATAGATGCGGGGACGGATGTCTGATTTAGACCCGTGGTCATGAACTGTAAAAGTGCCATTTGAGCGGATGCGTCCTGCATAGCCACACGATCTGGATTCAGTTTCAAGTACTTGTTACCACGAACAGTGGATAGATCTGAAGAAGTTATCGATTCTTCGGGATCGCAGAGATGCGAGtataaaatcttttctgCTAATGTCAATGGAGCATTATTTGTTATTTGTTTGATCTTATCTAAATTTGTTAGAAGTTTAGCATATGGAGGTActtttgtttgaaattgcTTGGACACAGAAGGGAACATATTGGCATGTGATGCCAAATGCCTCTTTATGTAAAACCTGTTAGCGGAAGATAGCATCGAAATTATCTTTGCGGATGACTCTATGCTTTTATGCTCAACTGAAGACGAAATAGAAATGCAAATGCAAATGTCTGAATTGATCACTatgaaagaacaagattAGCTAGCTTATATAcatgtttgatttcatGCCACATATTCacaaaaaagtttcaacGTGAGAGAGCTACCAACATTATAGaatttttgttatattttgaaaaatttccgGTGGAATTTTATTCGCGATGactcaagaaaaaggaaacccGAAAAATTctgcaaaaaataatgctTCCAGTCGGATTTGAACCGACGATCTCCACATTACTAGTGTGGCGCCTTACCAACTTGGCCATAGAAgctttatttcttgttattttcCCCGCATTAGTGAGGTTAGATTCTCATATTTCAATCAAGCCCTGCCCGTGTGTTCTGCTTATGCCTCTTCGATGACAAGAACCACACCTCGTGCACATTATCATCAGTATGATTTGGTTTTCCTGGTATGTCTGAAGTATCAACTATCGTCCGTGTACTGGgatattatgatatatggaGCTGGAAGATGAcattgttggaacaagattgTACTATCGTCCATGTATCACTATTATACACGGTGTTAAAAAATAACGTAaatttgttggaacaagattcaactattgtccatctattactattatacggtgttaaaagatgacataaactacgagaccagtaagttaagattcaaagtgtcgtcgaaattaatggaagctgaagcgcaaggattgatattgtaataggatcaatgaatgacaacatataaaaagaggaacagagtcatttataatattatgcaaaattattgattcctttctgtggattcctaaatccatgaggagaatctctagtataatctatatacgtaatattataacattaagaaataacggaatcccaaagatcatcatacaatttaaatggttattagTAACAAAGTCTCTAGGTGCACAAGGTCCACGAGTGCTTGTAGTGTCTACCTTTGACGGCGCCCGGTTCCAGCCACGGCGCTATCATCAGGCatgctttttttcagtcCTCGGGGAGGATTTCCAGCGGAatatacaaataaaaatgtgCACTCCTCTCCAGCAAGACAACTCGAGGCAAAAACAGTGTATCCAGGTGTTGAGGCACGGCACAGACATAGCCTGCTCGGCAAACGGGCCGATAGGTCTACGCGCTTAACGCAGCCTATAACTAACTACTCACAGACGTGTGTACCCGCGCTAAGTTCTGTCTACGGAAATCTCATATATATCTCTCTCCCAGGAGTCTTCTTTCCTGAACTCGCTTCCATATACGCCTATGTCCACCGACGAGTCACCTTAGGGGTGCATAATCGAGGACATGCTGAATAACGTTcgtaaataaaaaaagggCTAAAGATCTTGGTACACACTAGTCTTGATGTGTAATGCTGTGGTCGCTCCCAAACACACTGCGTGCCGGTCCACAAGTCTACGTGCATGCGCTGCTAGGTATGCATGTCGTTGGGCCTATACCTCATACCGCACAGGCCGGTTTCCTTAGCATGATGCTGGGCTGCAGATAATAGTCTTTCCGGTCCGTTCCGTCCACGGAATAAAGCGGGCAAACATCACCAGCTGCGGCGGCAGCCGCAAACAATGGCGACTGGGCACGCTACGCTGCACGGCCTACTGCCACCACGAGCCCACTCATCGTGCTGTTGTAAGCGTCCCTGCTCCTCCCTGCTCCTAGCACCGTCCTCATCGGTCCCTGGCCCTGGCCCTGGATTAACTGGAACAACGACTCTCGTCTTTTTCTGGCctatcttttcttctttcctttgAACCAAACAGCGCTAAAGCGGGGCGCACACAATCGCCGCAGCAACAGccgcttttttttcctacCTTTTTGCGTTTCTTGAAATGACacactgaaaaatttttgatccATCGATATAAACCTTGTTTGTTTGATGTCTTGCtagttaatttttttgtcagGATCGGCAGGATAAGTGTAGCTGCTGGAACAGATGAGATTTTcacatttcttgaaatataACGCTGTGCCGGAATGGCAGAGCCATTATATGGACTACAGTGACCTGAAAAACCTTATTTATACACTGCAGACAGATGAGCTTCAAGCTGGTGATAACGAAGACGGGTTATCTGGGGCTGGTAAGAGCCCCACCATTGCTGGTAGGTTCAAAAATAAGTTCTCGTTCAAAAATGGCAAGGAGGATGCTCCCTCCGGCATCAACAAAGATGCGGGCATCGTAGAGGAAACCATCGAACTGCGGGAGCTGCCCAAGGTGCCCACGAGTGGTGCCAAATCTTCGGGACCCTTCAGGAGGATGAAGGAGAAGATATTCGACAAGAGAAGGTCTTCCTCTGTGTCCTCTGCCTCTTCCACCACTAACGAAACGCCGGAATTGGACACCTACCACACGTTCGTTACTGATTTAACAGGGGAGAAGCTAAAAGTGGACGATTTCTATAAGAGGACTGAAGCAAAGTTCTACGAGAAATTCGACGCCTTGGTGAAGGACCTGAAGAAAATCGGCGTGATAGAATATGATGTCGACGAAGACACTCTCTTCAGCGAACCGGCCGCAAACGGAAACGCAAACGAAGAGCTTTCTCCACAGGACCTggatgacgatgaagaagacgacgacgagTTCTACGATAACCAATCCAACACCGAGGACAACACTGCATTGTTGCACCATTCGCAATATAACATCAAGTCTCAGAAGAGATCTCTGTTGAAGAAGTCCATCGTGAACCTGTACATCGATCTGTGCCAACTGAAGTCGTTCATCGAGTTGAACCGTATTGGGTTTGCTAAAATCACCAAGAAATCAGACAAGGTTCTTCGTTTGAACACAAGGGTGGAGCTAATCGAATCTGAGcagttcttcaaagatgCGTACGCATTCCAAGCAGACACTCTTGCAACATTGAACTCCAAGATATCTGAACTGGTTACTTTCTATGCCGCCATCACGGATCAACCCCACAACATCCCTCACAGCAAGCAAGAACTGAAGTCCTACTTGCACGACCACATCGTTTGGGAAAGAAGTAATACCTGGAAGGACATGTTGGGCCTACTGTCTCAAACGGACGAATTGACGCCGAAAGAAAAGGAGTACAACGCAATCAAGCTGGTGGGCAAGCTGGATCTGGAATACTACAGATGGCCGCTCCCTAAACCGATAAACCTGAAATTTACCACCATAAACAACTTCACAATACCtaaattatttttcaccagGAAAGCGTACAAAATTTACTTCATCATCCTGGTTACGGGACTTCTCTTGGGTATAAAGACCTTCAATGACCCTGCTCAACACCGTTGTATGGCCCTTGTCGAGTGTGTTGCTTTCCTGTGGGCTAGTGAAGCCATCCCACTACACATCACTGCATTCCTCGTGCCACTACTGGCGGTTCTTTTCAAGGTCTTAAAGACCTCCGACGGCTCTATCATGGGTGCTGCTAGCGCGTCATCCGAAATTCTGGCTGCCATGTGGTCCTCTACTATTATGATTTTGTTGGCCGGTTTCACTCTGGGTGAAGTTCTTGCACAATA contains:
- the ECM25 gene encoding Ecm25p, which gives rise to MALLENRIGSVQEARMIDINVNNIFFRSYSVDPNSGHAIYVFDSTYLPAPDEIGDKQVYDLLINALMDRLVMKLPQAPYSLVIFSSGFSQRKISWVYGIKMFAKLPKETKFYLQKIFIVHESFFVRSVYQVLSNAMNFNFLDSKDSQHDFPSLVHVLDLTSLSELLDITRLRISLNVYLYDYQISERIDVSEEYYNRLTPLAIRQYRQLIFDKIFKKLQSDAVMCELIFQKPGNYKKVNIFLDIIKRNNYIDLSQWDIYSLASVWLNFFIKNKAKALIPIELIPLPIVDDFISTRETFHKIIKFNQYQDLFVVIFPFFNTIIAHGEVTRHDSRTLSKALTPALCKEKLSIMTNDRLAIGSRYIKNLLDFFPEIVKDITSSLSSASSSSTIPLLPKPRKSSPTRYSELGCLTLPRSRSPSPQRSVTSPIFAPVALQNTPVLKPESSNRNVSSPLINTRPLPPPKTLLQPQLSLTSRSNTDLTLALSSTDTLSSPTKTPSTELLPMSNSSTDLLISDTIKEMVKDEPVKDKNSTDTDALIQQFESLAVEQNSKIKKFDKELQEKKRKSENTSKIADKFSQKGYSDIKAGNKVSRLAALYEERLQGLQVMNEMKQKW
- the PRP21 gene encoding Prp21p — translated: MEPQDPQIREDIKTTATYIKQHGASFESKLLEDERFSFIKKDDPLHEYYIKVLNEPATNSGNEEDIGRREHEIAKPQNFLFSQYDTGISRRDMEIIKLTARYCALDESNLGCIASKHGEGSLQFLNSSHPLHNTFTDFVTQYKRIISSEDQQIKKTKSEIIDECFGRAQYWEFAKDQDQEHNKLVELCKIQFAAIPWDEFTQVAKFFIPDHTDTLVDALDLSQMRLRRVQPNMKIFDRVSPVNEEQKAALDQVKSKGGAPGSKKRKIRAAGETRLKKNKK
- the ACO2 gene encoding aconitate hydratase ACO2, with the translated sequence MLSSANRFYIKRHLASHANMFPSVSKQFQTKVPPYAKLLTNLDKIKQITNNAPLTLAEKILYSHLCDPEESITSSDLSTVRGNKYLKLNPDRVAMQDASAQMALLQFMTTGLNQTSVPASIHCDHLIVGKDGEAQDLPSSIATNQEVFDFLESCAKRYGIQFWGPGSGIIHQIVLENFSAPGLMMLGTDSHTPNAGGLGAIAIGVGGADAVDALTGTPWELKAPKILGVKLTGRLNGWSTPKDVITKIAGLLTVRGGTGYIIEYFGEGVSTLSCTGMATICNMGAEIGATTSTFPYQEAHKRYLQATNRSEVADAADVALNEYGFLRADEGAQYEKVIEIDLSAIEPHVNGPFTPDLSTPISQYAERSLQENWPQKVSAGLIGSCTNSSYQDMSRVVDLVKQASKVGLKPRIPFFVTPGSEQIRATLERDGIIDIFQENGAKVLANACGPCIGQWNREDVSKTSKEANTIFTSFNRNFRARNDGNRNTMNFLTSPEIVTAMSYSGNAQFNPLTDSIKLPNGEDFKFQPPNGDELPKRGFEHGRDKFYPELDPKPNSNIEIKVDPKSDRLQLLDPFKAWNGKELKTNVLLKVEGKCTTDHISAAGVWLKYKGHLENISYNTLIGAQNKETGEVNKAYDLDGTEYDIPGLMMKWKSDNRPWTVIAEHNYGEGSAREHAALSPRFLGGEILLVKSFARIHETNLKKQGMLPLTFATESDYDKISSGDILETLNLADMIAKDGNNGGEIDVKITKPNGDSFIIKAKHTMSKDQIDFFKAGSAINHIGNIRRGE
- the RCY1 gene encoding Rcy1p; translation: MDGLLKVPEVVINIASFLPTTDYLSFQQVNKQVHDSVLQGENDSKYWSLKLTRMGLQMVHSHDTEDSKLLNDNDNEDPIAIFEVYKSFTSQESKKIFAKFYHCYNSFAKKLYNNNLANFFPNSYSNDPLKQIKTLNFIKRYNLSNRNDLKTYSKIDTNFNILREIFINSVLKEIELNYQSNDLVTVARFIKVLLVSNEENNAIEFFKSKADLPPSLTVLPSNDELFLREQPQRGEDSKSTDIINPETLDKLLDPLRDFLNEKIKLADILFQEEFPVILQLVESFIQDVLLDILNNILSNYSGFLKSNDKDSKANYECLPQLYFTFIKKFGTELNDSVNAGSTFRKVAHEFLDLYLEPFVVNYLNQTTRVFESLISSQLVNYDIQFQDKEREQNEKIYNSLKDQTDTTSTNNNDSSNSHSTTIISATTPEAEPKLKTPPQSVHSTNNISDDKLDFLSSFTKIFKFSNNENQKLKQQLQLAYNLNLISNNLQNIKSLISLDLCYKILHETSEKTDEIYRFHTMENLLPLIKLRCQEIFKILITQLNKNHVKPAFEKAIMLLQKYNPNELEQIEIKFDSLSPGNSRVEPLVQFTELINIGDIILQMISIFYKNELIPKKIIDKNKDFLNDVIQSKKNFETSIDDFVAEGLNIGINKLMDEISFVFKTLQLPDDYNPPPPSTNSPIRDIKPTKCAIRVVELLSNHCFLLTGATDKGTIDVYQQEIGERFFNEIVKHLKKSFISTEGAIWLICDLNYFYDFIANKLKQKNVVPYFVGLKSIGQLYIISGKDSKELGKLISDLGKFNGIFTQEEIYEFVQRRSDWVRVRKDVEKVMYGLGIRDCCIM
- the PHO90 gene encoding SPX domain-containing inorganic phosphate transporter, which encodes MRFSHFLKYNAVPEWQSHYMDYSDLKNLIYTLQTDELQAGDNEDGLSGAGKSPTIAGRFKNKFSFKNGKEDAPSGINKDAGIVEETIELRELPKVPTSGAKSSGPFRRMKEKIFDKRRSSSVSSASSTTNETPELDTYHTFVTDLTGEKLKVDDFYKRTEAKFYEKFDALVKDLKKIGVIEYDVDEDTLFSEPAANGNANEELSPQDLDDDEEDDDEFYDNQSNTEDNTALLHHSQYNIKSQKRSLLKKSIVNLYIDLCQLKSFIELNRIGFAKITKKSDKVLRLNTRVELIESEQFFKDAYAFQADTLATLNSKISELVTFYAAITDQPHNIPHSKQELKSYLHDHIVWERSNTWKDMLGLLSQTDELTPKEKEYNAIKLVGKLDLEYYRWPLPKPINLKFTTINNFTIPKLFFTRKAYKIYFIILVTGLLLGIKTFNDPAQHRCMALVECVAFLWASEAIPLHITAFLVPLLAVLFKVLKTSDGSIMGAASASSEILAAMWSSTIMILLAGFTLGEVLAQYNIAKVLASWLLAFAGCKPRNVLLMAMCVVFFLSMWISNVAAPVLTYSLLSPLLDTMDADSPFAQALVLGVALGANIGGMASPISSPQNIISMAYLKPYGIGWGQFFAVALPSGILAMLLAWILLFTSFKMNKTKLEKFEPIRTKFTIKQYYIIAVTVATILLWCVESQIEGAFGSSGQIAIIPIVLFFGTGLLSTQDLNAFPWSIVILAMGGIALGKAVSSSGLLSTIARALQKKIENDGVFAILCIFGILMLVVGTFVSHTVSAIIIIPLVKEVGDKLDNPKAAPILVFGCALLSSCGMGLASSGFPNVTAISKVDRKGDRYLSVMTFLTRGVPASILAFLCIITLGYGIMASVLKGTATSG